Proteins encoded by one window of Dyella humicola:
- a CDS encoding RNA polymerase sigma factor, whose product MTERERQRQFEAQLQEHRGIVLKVASLYARGADDRNDLAQEIYLQLWRSFERYDPARAKFSTWLYRVALNVAISQLRRSSDAWASRLEPLQTHHLETIGDTSEHEPDERLGALYAFIGRLDAINRALILLYLEDRSYAEMAEILGISETHVATKISRIKQKLRGQMTGVATIGA is encoded by the coding sequence ATGACAGAACGAGAGCGACAACGGCAGTTCGAGGCGCAGCTACAGGAGCACCGTGGGATCGTGCTCAAGGTAGCGAGCCTATACGCCCGGGGCGCGGACGATCGCAACGACCTCGCCCAGGAGATTTACCTGCAGCTGTGGCGATCGTTCGAACGCTATGACCCGGCTCGGGCGAAGTTCTCAACCTGGCTGTATCGCGTGGCGTTGAACGTGGCGATCTCCCAGCTGCGACGCTCGAGCGATGCGTGGGCTAGCCGCCTTGAACCGCTACAGACGCATCACCTGGAAACGATTGGCGACACATCTGAGCACGAGCCGGATGAGCGACTCGGGGCACTGTATGCGTTCATCGGGCGGCTCGATGCGATCAATCGCGCCTTGATCCTGCTCTACCTGGAAGACCGAAGCTACGCCGAGATGGCGGAGATTCTCGGCATCAGCGAAACCCATGTGGCCACCAAGATCAGTCGTATCAAGCAGAAGCTGCGAGGCCAGATGACTGGCGTGGCAACTATCGGAGCATGA
- a CDS encoding DUF502 domain-containing protein, with protein MPRLRFKRYLFTGLLTFIPLWVTWVVFKFVLGMLADIGAPLVSALLASYSSTSPEAAAALNSSWITSVLALLLTLAVLYLLGWLANRMIGKRLLDGFDGLLARIPLVQTIYGGTKKLMAVLQQKPSGVQRVVLVDFPRRGMKVVGFVTRVMVEEGTGREMAAVYIPTTPNPTGGYLEVVALDELTPTDWTMDQAMAFIISGGAVAPDTLPASPIAKLRGDSVDAE; from the coding sequence ATGCCTCGCCTGCGCTTCAAACGCTACCTCTTTACCGGCCTGCTCACCTTCATCCCGTTATGGGTGACCTGGGTCGTGTTCAAGTTTGTGCTGGGCATGCTGGCCGATATTGGCGCCCCGCTGGTCTCGGCCCTGCTCGCCTCGTATTCGTCCACCTCGCCCGAGGCGGCCGCCGCACTCAATAGCAGCTGGATCACCTCGGTGCTGGCCCTGCTGCTGACCCTGGCTGTGCTTTATCTGCTCGGCTGGCTGGCCAACCGGATGATCGGCAAGCGCTTGCTCGATGGTTTCGACGGCCTGCTCGCGCGCATTCCGCTGGTCCAGACGATTTATGGCGGCACCAAGAAGCTGATGGCCGTACTGCAGCAGAAGCCGTCGGGCGTACAGCGCGTGGTGTTGGTCGACTTTCCCCGCAGGGGCATGAAAGTGGTGGGCTTCGTCACTCGCGTGATGGTGGAGGAAGGCACCGGCCGCGAGATGGCCGCGGTATATATCCCCACCACGCCCAACCCCACGGGCGGCTATCTGGAAGTGGTGGCACTGGACGAACTCACCCCCACCGACTGGACCATGGACCAGGCCATGGCCTTCATCATTTCAGGGGGCGCCGTCGCGCCTGATACCTTGCCGGCGTCGCCCATCGCCAAGCTACGCGGCGACAGCGTAGACGCCGAATAA
- a CDS encoding multicopper oxidase family protein — protein sequence MPPSRRTFLKGMAWGAAAGILPISWRASAAPMHMPMRANGTAGLCKHPVADQTGVPRLLDPARLTPFVDPLPVPPVLRPAPGATLRIAMQESEQRLHRELAPTRLWTYGGSMPGPTIEAHSGQVLRVEWANRLPTRHFLPVDHNICGAEADQPEVRAVVHVHGARVPAADDGYPTDWFVPGKSRQQTYPNKQDAATLWYHDHTMGIERLNLYAGMLGMYLLRDEHELSLGLPSGECELPLVLCDRLLTEDGQLYYPVSGVSDAPWVPEVFGNAMLVNGALLPRLDVQARRYRFRVLNAANGRFFRLSLRGQRPFLQIGSDQGLLAAPVRQTSLFLGPGERADLVLDFADLAGGQVELMNDALPLMRFNVAAGKVDDTSRVPAVLRDVPRTAESKAVLTRQLTIDEYADCTSEPMLMLLDGKHWHDPVSEKPRLGSTEIWSFLNLTEDTHPIHLHLVRFQILDRRPFDVDVYLESKTLQYLGPAQPPAPHEAGWKDTAQVYPGMVTRYIITFEGYAGRYVWHCHLLEHASNEMMRPFEVLPA from the coding sequence TTGCCTCCTTCCCGTCGCACTTTCCTTAAAGGCATGGCCTGGGGCGCCGCTGCCGGCATCTTGCCGATCAGCTGGCGAGCCTCGGCGGCGCCCATGCACATGCCGATGCGCGCGAATGGCACAGCCGGACTGTGCAAGCATCCCGTCGCCGATCAGACCGGTGTGCCGCGCTTGCTCGATCCGGCGCGACTGACGCCCTTTGTCGATCCATTGCCCGTACCGCCGGTGTTGCGTCCCGCACCGGGCGCAACGCTACGTATCGCGATGCAAGAGAGCGAACAGCGCCTGCATCGCGAGCTCGCGCCGACCCGTCTATGGACCTATGGCGGCAGCATGCCGGGGCCGACTATTGAGGCGCACAGCGGGCAGGTGCTGCGGGTCGAATGGGCCAATCGCCTGCCAACAAGACACTTCTTGCCAGTCGACCACAATATTTGTGGCGCGGAAGCGGATCAGCCCGAGGTGCGCGCCGTCGTACACGTGCATGGCGCACGCGTGCCCGCTGCCGATGACGGCTATCCGACCGACTGGTTCGTGCCTGGCAAGTCACGCCAGCAGACGTACCCCAACAAACAGGACGCGGCGACGCTCTGGTACCACGACCACACCATGGGCATCGAGCGATTGAACCTCTACGCCGGCATGCTCGGCATGTACCTGCTGCGCGACGAGCACGAGCTGTCGCTGGGCCTGCCCAGTGGCGAGTGCGAATTACCGCTGGTGTTGTGCGATCGCCTGCTGACCGAGGACGGGCAGCTCTACTACCCGGTGTCCGGCGTCAGCGATGCACCATGGGTGCCGGAAGTGTTTGGCAACGCCATGTTGGTGAATGGTGCGCTGTTGCCGCGTCTGGACGTGCAGGCGCGCCGCTACCGTTTCCGGGTGCTCAATGCAGCGAATGGGCGCTTTTTCCGGCTGAGCTTGCGCGGACAGCGGCCGTTCTTGCAGATCGGCAGCGATCAAGGTTTGTTGGCGGCGCCGGTGCGGCAGACCAGCCTGTTCCTAGGCCCCGGCGAGCGGGCCGACCTGGTGTTGGATTTCGCCGACCTGGCCGGCGGCCAAGTCGAGTTGATGAACGATGCCTTGCCGTTGATGCGCTTCAACGTGGCCGCCGGCAAGGTCGACGATACGAGTCGTGTGCCGGCGGTGCTGCGTGACGTGCCACGCACGGCCGAATCGAAAGCCGTCCTGACGCGCCAGCTCACCATCGACGAGTACGCGGATTGCACCTCCGAGCCCATGCTGATGTTGCTGGATGGCAAGCACTGGCACGATCCAGTCAGTGAGAAGCCGCGGCTCGGCAGCACCGAGATCTGGAGTTTCCTCAATCTCACCGAAGACACGCACCCGATCCATCTGCATCTGGTGCGCTTCCAGATCCTCGATCGACGCCCGTTCGATGTAGACGTCTATCTGGAATCGAAGACCCTGCAATACCTCGGCCCCGCGCAACCACCGGCGCCACACGAGGCGGGCTGGAAAGATACCGCCCAGGTGTATCCGGGCATGGTGACCCGCTACATCATTACCTTCGAGGGCTATGCCGGACGCTATGTCTGGCACTGCCATCTGCTGGAACATGCGTCCAACGAAATGATGCGGCCGTTCGAAGTGTTGCCGGCCTGA
- a CDS encoding PilW family protein yields the protein MIARRPTRRSSGFSLIELMIAMVLGLLVAAGIVSIFISTSSSNRVQTQLARLQEQGRYAITRISSDIAAANGQYCNNSAGDATLGTGGVYVDGLRAPMVYVTGTTLTNAMSDVTTKWGTGGYPASPTAALGAYVMPSFLSMRGYDCPATGTCTPVDPSSSTTIPAGNITAGSRVVGTSVLTMRFINPGSGWTIYPSGSTTGTTMTTSSVTSGASITQINLKAAAGEPPIANIKANDLMLVSNCSTGQIFAVSGQGSPILAPLPVGTNFALPQGQQGAAAPMLFDLNTDFQTVTYYLQVVDNHDGTTTGALMRRVNGAFPGDEIVRGIERLDFKYGVEYPDGTTQFLDAATVDASNSTTTGCISGMKHTIDTVDQGCLWRAVKSIRVDLLMNGQVPLYTLTADEMQYTYQTDGITAPAAPGDARRKVTPAQQNFVNQLLRREFTALISLRNFNS from the coding sequence ATGATCGCTCGCCGGCCCACCCGTCGCTCCTCCGGCTTCTCCCTGATCGAGCTCATGATCGCCATGGTGCTCGGCCTGCTCGTCGCCGCCGGCATCGTTTCCATCTTCATCTCCACCTCCAGCAGTAACCGCGTGCAGACCCAGCTGGCGCGTTTGCAGGAACAAGGTCGCTATGCGATCACGCGCATCAGCAGCGACATTGCTGCGGCGAACGGGCAGTACTGCAACAACAGCGCCGGTGACGCGACGCTGGGCACGGGTGGCGTCTACGTCGATGGCCTGCGCGCACCGATGGTCTACGTCACCGGCACGACGCTGACCAACGCAATGAGCGATGTCACCACCAAGTGGGGTACTGGCGGTTATCCCGCATCGCCCACGGCGGCCTTGGGGGCATATGTGATGCCTTCATTCTTGTCGATGCGCGGCTATGACTGCCCGGCCACCGGCACCTGCACGCCCGTGGATCCCAGTTCGTCGACGACCATCCCGGCAGGAAACATTACCGCCGGCAGTCGCGTGGTGGGCACCTCCGTCCTCACTATGCGTTTTATCAACCCGGGCTCTGGCTGGACCATCTACCCTTCGGGCAGTACCACCGGCACCACCATGACTACGAGTTCAGTGACTTCGGGCGCGTCGATCACGCAGATCAATTTGAAGGCGGCTGCCGGCGAACCGCCCATTGCGAACATCAAGGCAAATGACTTGATGTTGGTGTCCAATTGTTCCACCGGTCAGATCTTTGCCGTCTCGGGACAGGGCTCGCCAATCCTCGCCCCCTTGCCGGTAGGGACCAACTTTGCGCTACCCCAGGGGCAGCAAGGCGCGGCGGCGCCCATGCTGTTTGATCTCAATACGGACTTCCAGACGGTCACTTATTACCTGCAAGTGGTGGACAACCATGACGGCACCACCACGGGTGCACTTATGCGCCGCGTCAATGGCGCCTTTCCCGGTGACGAAATCGTGCGCGGCATCGAACGCCTCGACTTCAAATACGGCGTGGAGTACCCCGACGGCACCACGCAATTTCTCGACGCAGCGACGGTGGATGCGAGCAACAGCACCACCACGGGCTGCATCTCGGGGATGAAGCACACGATCGACACCGTCGACCAGGGTTGTTTGTGGCGCGCGGTCAAGAGCATTCGGGTGGACCTGCTGATGAATGGCCAGGTGCCGCTGTATACGCTGACGGCGGACGAGATGCAGTACACCTACCAGACCGATGGCATCACGGCACCGGCAGCGCCGGGGGACGCTCGGCGCAAGGTGACGCCGGCCCAGCAGAACTTTGTCAACCAGCTGCTCCGTCGCGAATTCACTGCGCTGATCTCACTGCGCAACTTCAACTCATGA
- a CDS encoding phospholipase C, with protein MRHNLAVCLAACVLSFSAVSFAQIPLSEESAADAAHRHDRDFRTATPIKHLVVIFQENVSFDHYFGTYPNAANLPNEPAFYARPFTPRVNGLSASLLTANPNQSNTANGTGAINPFRLDRTQAATADQDHAYGPEQKAFDGGAMDLFPKYTGSGETLPGAPADEDGAGQVMGYYDGNTVTAMWNYAQWFAMSDNSYNTTFGPSTPGAVNLISGQTNGVTQTLNGTANEVADGQGGLTLIGDADPIGDVCSSPTGNQIQLGGRNVGDLLNDANVTWGFFEGGFDLTQVNANGSTGCKRKTQSAVTQANESDYIPHHQPFQYYPSTANPTHARPTSMAMIGHQGDAANHQYDINDFYNAVNAGNFPAVSFLKAPGYQDGHAGYSDPLDEQQFIVHVLNFLQQSPEWRDTAVVIAYDDSDGWYDHQAAPRVNASNTSSDAMDGAGLCNAPSMLPGIASQGKPVQGRCGHGPRLPLLVISPWARSNFVDHTMTDQSSITRFVEDNWLHGQRLGGGSFDAVSGSLEHMFDFFEPSPHHRKLILDEQTGQPTQPPSPWASLSHAPRG; from the coding sequence ATGCGACACAATCTCGCCGTTTGTCTTGCCGCGTGCGTTCTGAGCTTTTCCGCCGTTTCGTTTGCACAGATCCCCCTCAGCGAAGAATCCGCGGCGGATGCCGCCCACAGGCATGACCGGGATTTCCGAACGGCCACCCCGATCAAGCATCTGGTGGTGATCTTCCAGGAAAACGTGTCCTTCGATCATTACTTCGGCACCTATCCCAACGCGGCGAATCTTCCGAACGAGCCGGCTTTTTATGCGCGGCCGTTCACGCCGCGCGTTAATGGACTCTCGGCCAGCCTGCTCACGGCGAACCCGAACCAGAGCAACACCGCCAACGGTACCGGTGCGATCAATCCGTTCCGCCTCGACCGCACTCAAGCCGCCACGGCCGACCAGGACCACGCCTACGGTCCTGAGCAGAAGGCCTTCGACGGCGGTGCCATGGATCTCTTTCCCAAGTACACCGGCTCCGGCGAAACGCTGCCGGGTGCACCGGCCGATGAGGACGGTGCGGGCCAGGTGATGGGTTACTACGACGGCAACACCGTCACGGCGATGTGGAACTACGCGCAGTGGTTCGCGATGAGCGACAACAGCTATAACACCACGTTTGGTCCGTCCACACCGGGCGCGGTCAACCTGATTTCCGGCCAGACCAACGGTGTGACGCAGACGCTCAACGGTACCGCCAACGAGGTCGCCGACGGGCAGGGCGGGCTGACCCTGATCGGCGATGCCGATCCCATTGGTGACGTCTGTTCCTCGCCCACCGGCAACCAGATTCAACTGGGCGGTCGTAACGTCGGTGACCTGCTCAACGATGCCAACGTGACCTGGGGTTTCTTCGAGGGCGGCTTCGACCTGACCCAGGTGAATGCCAATGGCAGCACGGGCTGCAAGCGCAAGACGCAGTCGGCCGTGACCCAGGCCAACGAGAGCGACTACATCCCGCATCACCAGCCATTCCAGTACTACCCGTCGACGGCCAACCCGACCCATGCACGTCCGACGTCGATGGCGATGATCGGCCACCAGGGCGATGCGGCGAATCACCAGTACGACATCAATGACTTCTACAATGCGGTCAACGCCGGCAACTTCCCGGCAGTGAGCTTCCTCAAGGCGCCGGGCTACCAGGACGGCCACGCCGGCTACTCCGATCCGCTCGACGAACAGCAGTTCATCGTGCACGTGCTGAACTTCCTGCAGCAGAGTCCGGAGTGGCGTGACACGGCCGTGGTGATCGCCTATGACGATTCCGATGGCTGGTACGACCATCAGGCGGCGCCACGCGTCAATGCGTCGAACACCAGTTCCGATGCGATGGATGGCGCGGGTCTGTGCAACGCGCCGAGCATGCTGCCGGGCATCGCCAGTCAGGGCAAGCCGGTGCAGGGACGCTGTGGACATGGTCCGCGCCTGCCGCTGCTGGTGATCTCGCCGTGGGCACGCAGCAATTTCGTTGACCACACGATGACCGATCAGTCCTCGATCACCCGCTTCGTCGAAGACAACTGGTTGCATGGCCAGCGCCTCGGCGGCGGTTCGTTCGACGCGGTGTCGGGCTCGCTGGAACACATGTTCGATTTCTTCGAGCCTTCGCCTCATCACCGGAAGCTAATCCTGGACGAACAGACCGGCCAGCCGACCCAGCCGCCTTCGCCCTGGGCCAGCCTGTCACACGCGCCGCGCGGCTAA
- the pilV gene encoding type IV pilus modification protein PilV produces MQVLSRQRGVSLIEVLMAVLIFSVSLIGMAGLLMMATRSNQAAYLRTQVAFLAGNMADRMRANPAAVWDGSYNQSVPFTGTQDCQTARCTPDQLATADFAEWGSQLAAFLPSPTAQITCDNSKIGFTPSSTQVSMRPPYGGTCNMKISWYERQTGDESINTANQFQQTFAWTFQP; encoded by the coding sequence ATGCAAGTCTTGTCGCGTCAGCGAGGCGTCTCGCTGATCGAAGTGCTGATGGCCGTGCTTATCTTCAGCGTCAGCCTGATCGGTATGGCCGGCCTGTTGATGATGGCCACGCGCTCGAATCAGGCCGCTTATCTGCGCACCCAGGTCGCCTTCCTCGCCGGCAATATGGCCGATCGCATGCGCGCCAACCCGGCAGCCGTATGGGATGGCAGCTACAACCAGTCGGTTCCGTTCACCGGGACCCAGGACTGCCAGACCGCCCGTTGCACGCCGGATCAGCTGGCGACGGCTGACTTCGCCGAATGGGGGAGCCAGCTTGCGGCGTTCCTGCCGTCGCCGACCGCACAGATCACGTGCGACAACTCCAAGATCGGCTTCACGCCCAGCAGCACTCAGGTGTCGATGCGTCCTCCTTATGGTGGTACCTGCAATATGAAGATCAGCTGGTACGAACGCCAGACCGGAGATGAAAGCATCAACACAGCCAACCAGTTTCAACAGACTTTTGCCTGGACCTTCCAGCCATGA
- the panE gene encoding 2-dehydropantoate 2-reductase, with amino-acid sequence MRILVIGAGATGGYFGGRLLESGQDVTFLVRARRAEQLARHGLVIRSSLGDAVLPSPRTVQAGEVRDAFDLILLSCKAYHLPQVIEDMAPAVGSQTMILPLLNGMRHLDLLDARFGADRVLGGQCVIAATLDAEGAVRHLNQSHGLTFGERDGTRSERVERVAQSMANARFEPRLSTSILQDMWDKWVFLASLASITCLMRAPVGDIVAAPGGLQATLQLLEDCRSVAARNGHAPADAVLARAHSVLTEAGSALSASMMRDLEQGGLIEADHVVGDLLARGDASEDALPMLRVAYAHLKAYEVRRSRAKA; translated from the coding sequence ATGCGCATTCTGGTTATTGGTGCGGGCGCGACCGGGGGTTATTTCGGTGGTCGGCTGCTTGAGAGCGGGCAGGACGTCACCTTCCTGGTTCGGGCAAGACGCGCCGAACAGCTGGCCCGGCACGGCCTGGTCATCCGCAGCAGCCTCGGCGACGCCGTGCTGCCGTCACCACGGACGGTTCAGGCGGGAGAGGTGCGCGACGCGTTCGACCTGATCCTGTTGAGCTGCAAGGCCTATCACTTGCCGCAGGTAATCGAGGACATGGCGCCGGCCGTCGGATCGCAAACCATGATCCTGCCGTTGCTCAACGGGATGCGGCACCTGGATCTGCTCGACGCGCGTTTCGGTGCGGATCGCGTGCTGGGCGGCCAGTGCGTCATCGCGGCGACGCTGGATGCGGAAGGAGCGGTGCGGCATCTGAATCAGTCGCATGGCCTGACCTTCGGCGAACGTGACGGGACGCGCTCGGAGCGCGTGGAGCGTGTCGCCCAGAGCATGGCGAATGCGCGATTCGAGCCGCGCCTGAGCACGAGCATTCTTCAGGACATGTGGGACAAGTGGGTGTTCCTGGCCTCGTTGGCGAGCATCACGTGTTTGATGCGCGCGCCCGTGGGCGACATCGTCGCCGCGCCCGGTGGTCTGCAGGCCACGCTGCAGCTGCTGGAGGACTGCCGAAGTGTCGCGGCACGAAACGGTCACGCCCCTGCTGATGCTGTGCTCGCGCGTGCGCATTCGGTGCTTACCGAAGCAGGTTCCGCGCTGAGCGCTTCGATGATGCGCGATCTGGAGCAGGGTGGTCTTATTGAGGCCGATCATGTGGTGGGCGATTTGCTGGCCCGTGGTGATGCGTCCGAAGATGCGTTGCCCATGCTGCGCGTGGCGTATGCGCATCTGAAGGCTTATGAGGTGCGGCGGTCGCGGGCGAAGGCGTGA
- a CDS encoding DUF4442 domain-containing protein: protein MRPSTFRRLMNLWPPFFFNSIGVQFVAEDWSEVRVVLKLRPWNRNYVRTQFGGNLFAMTDPFWMLLAMHQLGDDYYVWDKAGAIEFVAPGKEDVYAHFKLEPATVDELRAAAANGEKVLRWFAVDVTTGSGDVVARVRKQLYVRLKPKAR, encoded by the coding sequence ATGCGCCCATCCACGTTCCGCCGGTTGATGAACCTGTGGCCGCCGTTCTTTTTCAACAGCATCGGTGTGCAATTCGTTGCGGAAGACTGGTCGGAAGTCCGCGTGGTGCTGAAGCTCCGCCCCTGGAACCGCAACTACGTACGCACCCAGTTCGGCGGCAACCTGTTCGCGATGACCGATCCGTTCTGGATGCTGCTGGCCATGCACCAGCTGGGCGACGACTACTACGTGTGGGACAAGGCGGGAGCCATCGAGTTTGTGGCGCCGGGCAAGGAGGACGTATACGCCCATTTCAAGCTTGAGCCGGCCACGGTCGACGAGTTGCGCGCAGCGGCGGCCAATGGTGAGAAAGTGCTGCGGTGGTTTGCAGTGGACGTCACCACGGGCAGCGGCGATGTGGTGGCGCGCGTACGCAAGCAGCTCTACGTTCGCCTGAAACCCAAGGCGCGCTGA
- a CDS encoding M13 family metallopeptidase has protein sequence MTKPYMKPMALAVSLALSLTACGKHEQAEQSAPAAASTAPATASTAAAAAAAPAAPKSVFDVSELGDNVKACEDFNDFVNSKWVAANPIPNDRTRWGAFDKLADDSLNTQHDIVDAAAKGAASAKAGSIEQKIGYLYASGMDEAAIDKAGFEPIQPKLDAIAALKSGKDVASYITNSFTQGDMQVFQFGSGADFKNAKMQIAYTQEAGLGLPTKDYYLDPKYKDIRDAYVAYIAKALTLTGVADADAKKQADLVLAFETQLAKASLSPVELRDPANEYHFVSVQEANKITPHFSWDDFFKAQGVTIDKGFSLSQPKFMAEFDKLLATAPVDQWQAYLRFHAIDDSSSYLSKAFQDNKFDFYGKTLAGQPEQKPRWKRVLGGVNESMGEALGQLYVAKVFTPEAKERSKELVDNVRNALKARIENLDWMSDETKAKAIAKWDKFLPKIGYPDKWRDWSGLEVKQGDYYGNVMAAAKFNYQYDLGKIGKATDRLEWGMTPQTVNAYYNPTDNTINFPAAILQPPFFYANGDDAINYGGIGAVIGHEASHGFDDQGSQFDGDGNNFNWWTAADSKQFKSRTDKLVQQFDAYAPVPGKPDIHVNGKLTLGENIGDLGGLNAAYDALQAALKKNPQEAGEKIDGYTQDQRFFLNWARVWRGNIRDKQLVLQINTNEHAPASLRAIGAPSNMEAFASAFECKPGDAMVRPADKQVKIW, from the coding sequence ATGACCAAGCCGTATATGAAGCCCATGGCGCTCGCCGTGAGCCTGGCCCTGTCGCTCACCGCCTGCGGCAAGCATGAGCAGGCGGAGCAGTCCGCTCCTGCCGCCGCCAGCACCGCGCCTGCTACCGCCAGTACGGCCGCAGCCGCTGCCGCCGCTCCAGCCGCGCCCAAGAGCGTGTTCGATGTGAGCGAACTGGGTGACAACGTCAAGGCTTGCGAGGACTTCAACGACTTCGTCAACAGCAAGTGGGTCGCCGCCAATCCGATTCCGAACGACCGCACCCGCTGGGGCGCGTTCGACAAGCTGGCCGACGACAGCCTCAACACCCAGCACGACATCGTCGACGCGGCTGCCAAGGGCGCCGCCAGCGCCAAGGCCGGTTCGATCGAGCAGAAAATCGGCTACCTGTACGCCTCGGGCATGGATGAAGCGGCCATCGACAAGGCCGGCTTCGAGCCGATCCAGCCCAAGCTCGATGCCATTGCCGCCCTCAAGAGCGGCAAGGATGTCGCCAGCTACATCACCAACAGCTTCACCCAGGGTGACATGCAGGTGTTCCAGTTCGGCTCCGGCGCCGACTTCAAGAACGCCAAGATGCAGATCGCCTACACGCAGGAAGCGGGCCTGGGCCTGCCGACGAAGGATTACTACCTCGATCCGAAGTACAAGGACATCCGCGACGCCTATGTCGCCTATATCGCCAAGGCTCTCACGCTGACCGGCGTCGCCGATGCCGACGCGAAGAAGCAGGCCGACCTGGTGCTGGCCTTCGAAACCCAGCTCGCCAAGGCGTCCCTGTCGCCGGTGGAGCTGCGCGATCCTGCCAACGAATACCATTTCGTCAGCGTCCAGGAAGCCAACAAGATCACCCCGCACTTCAGCTGGGATGACTTCTTCAAGGCACAGGGCGTGACCATCGACAAGGGCTTCTCGCTGTCGCAGCCGAAGTTCATGGCCGAGTTCGACAAGCTGCTGGCCACTGCGCCGGTCGACCAGTGGCAGGCCTACCTGCGCTTCCACGCCATCGATGACTCCTCGTCGTACCTGAGCAAGGCTTTCCAGGACAACAAGTTTGATTTCTACGGCAAGACCCTTGCCGGCCAGCCGGAGCAGAAGCCGCGCTGGAAGCGCGTGCTCGGTGGCGTCAACGAGTCGATGGGCGAAGCACTGGGCCAGCTCTACGTGGCCAAGGTGTTCACGCCGGAAGCCAAGGAGCGCTCGAAGGAGTTGGTCGACAACGTGCGCAACGCGCTCAAGGCACGTATCGAAAACCTGGACTGGATGAGCGACGAGACCAAGGCCAAGGCGATTGCCAAGTGGGACAAGTTCCTGCCCAAGATCGGCTACCCGGACAAGTGGCGTGACTGGTCGGGACTGGAGGTCAAGCAGGGCGACTACTACGGGAACGTGATGGCCGCCGCCAAGTTCAACTACCAGTACGACCTGGGCAAGATCGGCAAGGCGACCGACCGCCTTGAGTGGGGCATGACGCCGCAGACGGTCAACGCGTATTACAACCCGACCGACAACACCATCAACTTCCCGGCCGCGATCCTGCAGCCGCCGTTCTTCTATGCCAACGGTGACGACGCGATCAATTACGGCGGCATCGGTGCGGTCATCGGCCACGAGGCCAGCCACGGCTTCGACGACCAGGGCAGCCAGTTCGACGGCGACGGCAACAACTTCAACTGGTGGACCGCGGCCGACAGCAAGCAATTCAAGTCGCGCACCGACAAGCTGGTGCAGCAGTTCGACGCCTATGCGCCAGTCCCGGGCAAGCCCGACATCCACGTCAACGGCAAGCTGACCCTGGGCGAGAACATCGGCGACCTGGGCGGCCTCAATGCTGCCTATGACGCGCTCCAGGCGGCATTGAAGAAGAATCCGCAGGAAGCCGGCGAGAAGATCGACGGCTACACCCAGGACCAGCGCTTCTTCCTCAACTGGGCCCGCGTGTGGCGTGGCAACATCCGCGACAAGCAGCTCGTGCTGCAGATCAACACCAATGAGCACGCACCGGCCTCGCTGCGCGCCATCGGTGCGCCGTCGAACATGGAAGCATTTGCCAGTGCATTCGAGTGCAAGCCGGGCGATGCCATGGTCCGCCCTGCCGATAAGCAGGTGAAGATCTGGTAA
- a CDS encoding pilus assembly PilX family protein, with protein MKQSQSPQDQPTRRSQRGAVLIVALIFMLLLTILAIGASGRSLLQERMAGSLRNAQQAQMSAETALRGAEWKLWLTTSNIGGHLDCLNGVISSDDGCVVYNPSNPPYGPGGDVTTFRTSQAWLSSIGHPYTGPNGSVDYTASATGYPQVANNPRYIIEDMGPELPQDAGTPSEAGDTGQLNGGAGTINLHVFRITARATGGNPNAVRVVQSTFDAQANN; from the coding sequence ATGAAGCAGTCACAATCACCGCAAGACCAGCCCACACGCCGCAGCCAACGTGGTGCCGTGCTTATCGTGGCGCTCATCTTCATGCTGCTGCTGACCATCCTGGCCATCGGCGCATCCGGTCGCTCACTACTGCAGGAACGCATGGCCGGCAGCCTGCGCAATGCCCAGCAGGCGCAGATGAGTGCGGAAACCGCACTGCGGGGCGCCGAGTGGAAGCTATGGCTTACCACCAGCAATATCGGCGGCCATCTCGACTGCCTCAACGGCGTGATCTCAAGCGACGACGGCTGTGTCGTCTACAACCCGAGCAATCCGCCCTATGGTCCCGGTGGCGATGTCACGACTTTCCGCACCAGCCAGGCATGGCTCTCCTCGATCGGGCATCCCTACACCGGCCCGAACGGTTCGGTCGATTACACCGCCAGCGCCACGGGCTATCCCCAGGTGGCGAACAACCCCAGGTACATCATCGAGGACATGGGGCCGGAGCTACCTCAAGACGCCGGCACGCCGAGCGAGGCGGGCGATACGGGTCAGCTCAATGGCGGCGCCGGCACGATCAACTTGCACGTCTTCCGCATCACCGCGCGAGCCACTGGTGGCAATCCAAACGCCGTGCGCGTGGTCCAAAGCACCTTTGACGCCCAGGCAAACAATTGA